The Pseudomonas sp. G2-4 genome window below encodes:
- the rdgC gene encoding recombination-associated protein RdgC, translating to MWFKNLLIYRLTQDLPFDAEALETALATKLARPCASQELTTYGFVAPFGKGEDAPLVHVSQDFLLIAARKEERILPGSVVRDALKEKVEEIEAEQMRKVYKKERDQLKDEIIQAFLPRAFIRRSSTFAAIAPKQGLILVNSASPKRAEDLLSTLREVIGTLPVRPLTVKMAPTATMTDWVKTQKAADDFFVLDECELRDTHEDGGIVRCKRQDLTSDEIQLHLNTGKVVTQLSLAWQDKLSFVLDDKMVVKRLKFEDLLQDQAEQDGGDEALGQLDASFTLMMLTFGEFLPALVEALGGEEMPQGI from the coding sequence ATGTGGTTCAAAAACCTGCTTATCTATCGCCTGACCCAAGATCTGCCTTTTGATGCCGAGGCGTTGGAAACTGCACTGGCCACCAAACTGGCGCGTCCATGTGCAAGCCAGGAGTTGACCACTTACGGTTTCGTCGCGCCGTTTGGCAAAGGCGAAGACGCGCCATTGGTGCATGTCAGCCAGGATTTCCTGCTGATCGCCGCTCGCAAGGAAGAACGCATCCTGCCTGGCAGCGTCGTGCGCGACGCCCTGAAGGAAAAGGTCGAAGAGATCGAAGCCGAGCAAATGCGCAAGGTCTATAAAAAGGAGCGGGACCAGCTCAAGGATGAAATCATCCAGGCGTTCCTGCCGCGTGCCTTCATTCGACGCTCGTCCACCTTCGCCGCCATTGCGCCGAAACAGGGCCTGATCCTGGTGAACTCCGCCAGCCCGAAACGCGCCGAAGACCTGCTGTCGACCCTGCGCGAAGTCATCGGCACGCTGCCGGTGCGCCCACTGACGGTCAAAATGGCCCCGACCGCCACCATGACCGACTGGGTCAAGACCCAGAAAGCCGCGGACGACTTCTTCGTGCTGGACGAATGCGAACTGCGCGACACCCACGAAGACGGCGGCATCGTGCGCTGCAAGCGCCAGGACCTGACCAGCGACGAAATCCAGCTGCACCTGAACACCGGCAAGGTGGTGACGCAACTGTCGCTGGCCTGGCAGGACAAGCTATCCTTCGTGCTCGACGACAAGATGGTGGTCAAGCGCCTGAAGTTCGAAGACCTGTTGCAGGACCAGGCGGAACAGGATGGCGGCGATGAGGCCCTCGGCCAGCTGGACGCCAGCTTCACCCTGATGATGCTGACGTTCGGCGAGTTCCTGCCGGCGCTGGTTGAAGCATTGGGTGGGGAAGAGATGCCGCAGGGGATCTAA
- a CDS encoding bile acid:sodium symporter family protein, giving the protein MRALAALSRFVGNTFAYWVLIFAVVAFLQPQWFVGLKVAIVPLLGLVMFGMGLALKLEDFAEVARHPGRVALGVIAQFVIMPGTAWLLCQVFSLPPEIAVGVILVGCCPSGTSSNVMTWLARGDLALAVAISAITTLLAPLLTPALIWLLASAWLPVSFSALFWSILQIVLLPIALGIVAQRLLGARVRHAVEVLPLISVVSIVIIVAAVVAASQAKIAESGLLIMAIVMLHNSFGYLLGYFTGRVFGLPLAQRKTLSLEVGMQNSGLGAALASAHFSPLAAVPSALFSVWHNISGALLSTYFRRMSEKQDRETLAARQAAD; this is encoded by the coding sequence ATGCGTGCATTGGCTGCATTGAGCCGCTTTGTCGGCAATACCTTCGCTTACTGGGTACTGATTTTCGCCGTCGTGGCATTCCTGCAACCGCAGTGGTTCGTCGGCCTGAAAGTCGCCATCGTGCCCTTGCTGGGGCTGGTGATGTTCGGCATGGGCCTGGCCCTCAAGCTGGAAGACTTTGCCGAAGTGGCCCGTCATCCGGGCCGGGTTGCCCTGGGGGTGATTGCCCAGTTCGTGATCATGCCCGGTACAGCGTGGCTGCTGTGCCAAGTGTTCAGCCTGCCGCCCGAGATCGCCGTCGGCGTGATTCTGGTGGGTTGCTGCCCGAGCGGCACATCATCCAATGTCATGACCTGGCTGGCTCGCGGTGACCTGGCCCTGGCCGTAGCTATTTCCGCCATCACGACCCTGCTTGCCCCTCTTCTGACCCCGGCGCTGATCTGGCTGCTGGCCTCGGCCTGGTTGCCGGTATCGTTCTCGGCGCTGTTCTGGTCGATCCTGCAAATCGTCCTGTTGCCGATCGCACTGGGTATCGTTGCCCAACGCCTGCTGGGTGCCCGGGTTCGGCATGCCGTAGAAGTCCTGCCGCTGATATCCGTGGTGAGCATCGTGATCATCGTCGCGGCGGTGGTGGCGGCCAGTCAGGCGAAGATCGCCGAATCCGGCCTGCTGATCATGGCCATTGTGATGCTGCACAACAGCTTCGGTTACCTGCTGGGGTACTTCACCGGACGTGTGTTCGGTCTGCCATTGGCCCAGCGCAAGACGCTGTCGCTGGAAGTGGGCATGCAGAACTCCGGCTTGGGCGCGGCGTTGGCCAGTGCGCATTTCTCGCCGTTGGCGGCGGTACCCAGCGCACTGTTCAGCGTCTGGCACAACATTTCCGGGGCTTTGCTCTCGACGTACTTCCGGCGCATGAGTGAAAAACAGGACCGCGAAACCCTTGCCGCCCGGCAAGCAGCCGACTGA
- the sugE gene encoding quaternary ammonium compound efflux SMR transporter SugE — translation MSWIILFFAGLFEVGWAVGLKYTDGFSRPLPTALTIAAMAISLGLLGLAMKELPLGTAYAIWTGVGAVGTVIAGIILFGESMALVRLASVALIVAGLIGLKVSA, via the coding sequence ATGTCCTGGATCATTCTGTTTTTTGCCGGCCTGTTCGAAGTCGGCTGGGCGGTCGGTTTGAAATACACCGACGGTTTCAGCCGCCCTCTCCCCACCGCACTGACGATTGCCGCCATGGCGATCAGCCTCGGCCTGCTCGGCCTGGCGATGAAGGAACTACCGTTGGGCACAGCCTATGCGATCTGGACCGGGGTCGGCGCCGTGGGCACGGTGATTGCCGGGATCATTTTGTTTGGTGAGTCGATGGCGCTGGTGCGGTTGGCCAGTGTGGCGTTGATCGTTGCCGGGTTGATCGGGCTCAAGGTTAGCGCCTGA
- a CDS encoding MFS transporter: MSHPSQFTLLRTRRFLPFFITQALGAFNDNIFKQSLILAILYKLTIDGDRSIWVNLCALLFILPFFLFSALAGQFGEKFAKDALIRLIKLGEIVIMAVGAVGFVFDHLSLMLVALFAMGTHSALFGPVKYSILPQALREEELVGGNGLVEMGTFLAILAGTIGAGIMMSSAHYAPVVSTAIIGVAVLGYLASRSIPRAAAASPQMRLNWNIFSQSWATLKLGLGQTPAVSRSIVGNSWFWFVGAIYLTQIPAYAKEWMHGDETVVTLILTVFSVGIALGSMLCEKLSGRKVEIGLVPFGSFGLTVFGLLLWWHSGGIPDSVDGHGWLEVLGFGHAWLVLIDILGLGVFGGFYIVPLYALIQSRTVENERARVIAANNILNALFMVVSAIVSIVLLSLAKLSIPQLFLVVSLLNIGVNAYIFKIVPEFSMRFMIWLLSHSMYRVEHRNLETIPDEGAALLVCNHVSFVDALLIGGAVRRPIRFVMYYKIYNLPVLNFIFRTAGTIPIAGRQEDIHIYEKAFTRIAQYLKDGELVCIFPEGKLTADGEINEFKSGMTRILQETPVPVIPLALQGLWGSFFSRDPSKGLFRRFWSRVTLVAGSAVAVEGATPSTLQALVGELRGTVR, translated from the coding sequence ATGAGTCACCCTTCGCAGTTCACCTTGCTTCGCACGCGGCGTTTCTTGCCGTTCTTCATCACGCAGGCCCTTGGCGCGTTCAACGACAACATTTTCAAGCAGTCGCTGATTCTCGCCATTCTCTACAAGTTGACCATCGACGGTGACCGCTCGATCTGGGTCAACCTCTGCGCACTGCTGTTTATCTTGCCGTTCTTTCTGTTCTCGGCGTTGGCGGGGCAGTTCGGGGAGAAGTTCGCCAAGGATGCGTTGATTCGCCTGATCAAGCTTGGCGAAATCGTCATCATGGCGGTCGGCGCGGTGGGCTTTGTGTTCGATCATTTGTCGCTGATGCTGGTGGCATTGTTTGCCATGGGCACCCATTCGGCGCTGTTCGGCCCGGTGAAGTATTCGATCCTGCCGCAAGCGTTGCGTGAGGAGGAGCTGGTGGGCGGCAACGGCCTGGTGGAGATGGGCACGTTTCTGGCGATCCTCGCCGGCACCATCGGCGCCGGGATCATGATGTCCTCGGCGCACTACGCCCCCGTCGTCTCGACCGCGATCATCGGCGTGGCCGTGCTCGGTTACCTGGCCAGCCGCAGCATTCCACGAGCGGCGGCGGCCTCGCCGCAGATGCGCCTGAACTGGAACATCTTCAGCCAATCCTGGGCCACCCTGAAACTGGGGTTGGGGCAAACCCCGGCAGTGTCGCGCTCGATTGTCGGCAATTCCTGGTTCTGGTTCGTCGGGGCGATTTACCTGACGCAAATCCCGGCCTACGCCAAGGAATGGATGCACGGCGATGAAACCGTGGTGACCTTGATCCTGACCGTATTCTCGGTGGGGATCGCCCTGGGTTCGATGCTCTGCGAAAAACTCTCGGGGCGCAAAGTCGAGATTGGCCTGGTGCCGTTTGGTTCGTTCGGGCTGACGGTGTTCGGGTTGCTGTTGTGGTGGCATTCCGGTGGGATCCCCGACAGCGTCGATGGCCACGGTTGGCTCGAAGTGCTCGGCTTCGGCCACGCCTGGCTGGTGTTGATCGACATCCTTGGTCTCGGCGTCTTTGGTGGTTTCTACATCGTGCCGCTGTACGCATTGATCCAGTCGCGCACCGTCGAAAACGAGCGAGCGCGGGTGATCGCCGCCAACAACATCCTCAACGCCTTGTTCATGGTGGTCTCGGCGATTGTCTCCATCGTCTTGCTGAGCCTGGCCAAACTGTCGATCCCGCAGCTGTTCCTGGTGGTGTCGCTGCTGAACATCGGCGTCAACGCCTACATCTTCAAGATCGTCCCGGAATTCAGCATGCGTTTCATGATCTGGCTGCTGAGCCATTCCATGTACCGCGTCGAGCATCGCAACCTGGAGACGATCCCGGATGAAGGCGCCGCGCTGTTGGTCTGCAATCACGTGTCCTTCGTCGATGCCTTGCTCATTGGTGGCGCGGTGCGTCGGCCGATTCGCTTCGTGATGTACTACAAGATCTACAACCTGCCCGTGCTGAACTTCATCTTCCGCACCGCCGGGACGATTCCGATTGCCGGGCGTCAGGAAGACATTCACATCTACGAAAAAGCCTTCACGCGCATTGCGCAGTATCTGAAGGACGGTGAGCTGGTGTGCATCTTCCCGGAAGGAAAACTGACCGCAGACGGTGAGATCAACGAGTTCAAGAGCGGGATGACACGCATCCTTCAGGAGACCCCTGTGCCGGTCATTCCCCTGGCGTTGCAGGGGCTGTGGGGCAGCTTCTTCAGTCGCGATCCGAGCAAGGGGCTGTTCCGCCGGTTTTGGTCGCGGGTGACGTTGGTGGCGGGTTCGGCGGTCGCGGTCGAGGGGGCAACACCTTCGACGTTGCAGGCGCTGGTGGGGGAATTACGCGGCACCGTCCGCTAG
- a CDS encoding TDT family transporter: MTCCAAKTRFRPLSHLPRPLEAIRQFTPNWFAVVMGTGVLALALAQWPGDMPGLRLLGEGLWLFNILLFVVFAGLYTARWLLFFDEARRIFGHSTVSMFFGTIPMGLATIINGFLVFGLPRWGGGVVPLAEALWWIDVALSLACGLLIPFLMFTRQEHRIDQMTAVWLLPVVAAEVAAASGGLLAPHLTDVHAQLVMLVTSYVLWAFSLPVAFSILTILLLRMALHKLPHENMAASSWLALGPIGTGALGMLLLGSDAPLIFAANDLPGVGEIAAGLGLVAGITLWGFGFWWMLMALLITARYLRAGIPFNLGWWGFTFPLGVYALATLKLADLLKLEFFSVFGGVLVAMLAVMWLIVGRRTLAGAWHGELFVSPCIAGLAK; this comes from the coding sequence ATGACATGCTGTGCCGCCAAGACCCGCTTTCGCCCATTGAGCCATTTGCCCAGGCCGTTGGAAGCCATTCGCCAATTCACGCCTAACTGGTTTGCCGTCGTCATGGGCACCGGTGTGCTGGCGTTGGCCCTGGCGCAATGGCCTGGGGACATGCCGGGCCTGCGCCTGCTGGGTGAAGGGTTATGGTTGTTCAACATCCTGTTGTTCGTGGTGTTCGCCGGCTTGTACACGGCCCGTTGGCTGTTGTTCTTTGACGAGGCGCGGCGGATCTTCGGTCATTCAACGGTTTCGATGTTTTTCGGCACCATTCCGATGGGGTTGGCGACGATCATCAATGGCTTTCTGGTATTCGGGCTGCCGCGCTGGGGCGGCGGTGTGGTGCCGTTGGCCGAAGCCTTGTGGTGGATCGATGTGGCGCTGTCGCTGGCCTGCGGCCTGCTGATCCCGTTCCTGATGTTCACCCGGCAGGAACATCGGATCGACCAGATGACCGCCGTGTGGTTGCTGCCGGTGGTGGCCGCCGAAGTCGCAGCCGCCAGCGGCGGGTTGTTGGCGCCGCATCTGACGGACGTTCATGCGCAACTGGTGATGCTGGTCACCAGCTACGTGCTCTGGGCATTTTCCCTGCCGGTAGCCTTCAGCATTCTGACGATCCTGTTATTGCGTATGGCCCTGCACAAATTGCCCCATGAAAACATGGCCGCCTCGAGCTGGCTGGCCCTCGGCCCCATTGGCACCGGCGCCCTGGGCATGTTGCTGCTGGGCAGTGATGCGCCGCTGATTTTCGCCGCCAATGACCTGCCCGGCGTGGGGGAAATCGCCGCCGGGTTGGGCCTGGTGGCCGGTATCACGTTATGGGGCTTTGGGTTCTGGTGGATGCTGATGGCGCTGCTGATCACCGCACGCTATCTGCGCGCCGGTATTCCGTTCAACCTCGGTTGGTGGGGCTTTACCTTTCCCTTGGGCGTGTATGCGTTGGCGACGCTGAAGCTGGCGGACCTGCTGAAGCTGGAATTTTTCAGCGTGTTCGGTGGGGTGCTGGTGGCGATGCTGGCGGTGATGTGGCTAATCGTCGGGCGGCGCACGCTGGCGGGGGCCTGGCATGGTGAGTTGTTTGTGTCGCCATGCATTGCGGGGCTGGCGAAATAA
- a CDS encoding cupin produces MKIIRSKSFTGDRAWAALDIANMNGITTRLHWTDQPYKWHINDGQEVFVVLDGQVLMCYREEGVEKEALLDAGDIFYASVGTEHVAKPLGEARILVVETEGSV; encoded by the coding sequence TTGAAAATCATCCGCAGCAAATCCTTCACTGGCGACCGCGCCTGGGCGGCGCTGGACATCGCCAACATGAACGGCATCACCACACGCCTGCACTGGACCGATCAGCCGTACAAATGGCACATCAATGACGGTCAGGAAGTGTTCGTGGTGCTCGATGGGCAAGTGCTGATGTGCTACCGGGAAGAGGGCGTCGAAAAAGAGGCTCTGCTGGATGCAGGGGATATTTTCTACGCATCGGTGGGCACCGAGCACGTGGCCAAGCCGTTGGGCGAAGCGAGAATCCTGGTGGTCGAGACCGAGGGCAGTGTCTGA
- a CDS encoding MFS transporter: MSYPASTRASLIFLAITLLGFLAASSAPTPLYHLYQEQLQFSPAILTLIFGVYAFSLLAALLTVGSLSDYLGRKPVIFVALLLNMLAMLLFINADSVAWLIGARLIQGFATGMATSVLGAALLDFDRRQGPLITSVAPLLGMACGALGCGLLAEYAPRPLQLTYWILLGVFLLQALYIWRLAESVSPQPGAWQSLRPTLHVPVQARGALWLILPLNLAAWAVGGFYLSLAPSLVRAATGSTSNLIGGALVAVLTVTGALSIYALRNQGADKMLRLSATLLVIGLTLVLIAVHGGSLPLFFVGTLVTGSGFGAGFLGALRSIMPLALPHERAGLMSAFYVLSYLAFSLPSLLAGNLTRVFGLIPTTDGYGTVLIVLSASALVGLLRQSGKLASDGLRP; encoded by the coding sequence ATGTCTTATCCAGCTTCGACCCGTGCCAGCCTGATATTCCTGGCGATCACCTTGCTCGGTTTTCTCGCCGCGTCCAGCGCGCCGACGCCGTTGTATCACCTCTATCAGGAACAGTTGCAATTTTCGCCGGCGATTCTGACGCTGATTTTCGGGGTGTACGCCTTCAGTCTGTTGGCGGCTTTGCTGACCGTGGGGTCGCTGTCGGATTACCTGGGCCGCAAACCGGTGATCTTCGTCGCGCTGTTGCTCAATATGCTGGCGATGCTGCTGTTCATCAATGCCGACAGTGTCGCCTGGCTGATCGGCGCGCGCTTGATCCAAGGCTTCGCCACGGGCATGGCCACCAGCGTGCTGGGCGCTGCGTTGTTGGATTTCGACCGTCGGCAAGGTCCGCTGATCACCAGCGTCGCACCCTTGTTGGGCATGGCTTGTGGAGCGCTGGGTTGCGGTCTGCTGGCGGAGTACGCGCCGCGGCCCTTGCAGCTGACGTATTGGATTCTGCTGGGGGTGTTCCTGCTCCAGGCGCTTTATATCTGGCGCCTGGCGGAGAGCGTCAGCCCGCAACCCGGCGCCTGGCAGTCGCTGCGTCCAACCTTGCATGTACCGGTCCAGGCGCGAGGCGCCTTGTGGTTGATCCTGCCCCTGAACCTGGCGGCCTGGGCCGTGGGCGGCTTTTATTTGTCACTGGCGCCTTCCCTGGTGCGGGCCGCAACGGGATCGACGTCCAACCTGATTGGCGGCGCACTGGTGGCGGTGTTGACGGTCACCGGCGCGTTGTCCATCTACGCGCTGCGCAACCAGGGGGCAGACAAGATGCTGCGTCTGTCCGCCACCTTATTGGTGATCGGCCTGACGTTGGTATTGATTGCGGTGCACGGCGGCAGCTTGCCGTTGTTTTTCGTCGGCACGTTGGTCACCGGCAGCGGTTTCGGCGCAGGTTTTCTCGGCGCATTGCGCAGCATCATGCCGTTGGCCTTGCCCCATGAGCGAGCCGGTTTGATGTCGGCGTTCTATGTCCTCAGTTACCTGGCCTTCAGCCTGCCGTCGCTGCTGGCCGGGAACCTGACGCGGGTGTTCGGGTTGATCCCGACCACCGATGGATACGGCACGGTGCTGATCGTATTGTCGGCGAGCGCCTTAGTGGGTCTGTTGCGCCAGTCGGGGAAATTGGCTAGCGATGGGCTTCGACCTTGA